From Carya illinoinensis cultivar Pawnee chromosome 5, C.illinoinensisPawnee_v1, whole genome shotgun sequence, one genomic window encodes:
- the LOC122309501 gene encoding uncharacterized mitochondrial protein AtMg00810-like, with protein sequence MDSEIAALELNNTWDIITLPQGKTSIGSKWVYKIKYHADGTIERHKVLHQFDVYNAFLHGKLEEEVYMKLPPGYLVKGKDKVCKLKRSLYGLKQASRQWHAKFSSSLLSFGFIQSRANYSLFTKQSGHSFLALVVYVDDIVVASNDPQAVSDLKSFVLTKFMIKDLGILKYFLGLEVARNFIGIHLCQHKYALDILHDSDLIGCKPSTTPMDSNLKLSKDEGTLLDRQLLYLTITRPDLTFSTHLLSQYMAAPRLPHLQVAYKVLKYVKNSPTQGLFFAASSSRHLTTYCDLNWASCPNTRRSTTGYCVFLGQSLISWKSKKQTTISRNFAEAKYRLMAATSCEIVWLKYLLGDLKVMHSQPAIANLLCTLQLIPFFTNVPNILN encoded by the exons ATGGACAGTGAAATTGCTGCTCTTGAATTAAACAATACTTGGGACATTATTACTCTCCCTCAAGGAAAAACTTCTATTGGATCCAAGTGggtttacaaaataaaataccatGCGGATGGCACCATTGAAAGACACAAG GTTCTTCATCAATTTGACGTTTACAACGCCTTCTTACATGGAAAATTAGAAGAAGAGGTTTACATGAAACTCCCTCCAGGATACTTGGTTAAAGGGAAAGACAAAGTGTGCAAGCTGAAAAGAAGTCTATATGGCCTTAAACAGGCTTCTCGTCAGTGGCATGCTAAATTCTCATCATCCTTACTTAGCTTTGGTTTTATTCAATCTAGAGCTAATTATAGTCTCTTCACCAAGCAATCTGGACATTCTTTCCTTGCACTAGtcgtatatgttgatgacatagtCGTGGCCTCTAATGATCCTCAAGCTGTTTCAGACCTCAAGAGTTTTGTGCTCACCAAATTCATGATTAAAGATCTCGGCATACTAAAGTATTTCTTAGGTTTGGAAGTGGCGAGAAATTTCATTGGTATTCATCTCTGTCAGCATAAATATGCACTTGATATATTGCATGATTCTGATCTAATTGGTTGCAAACCAAGCACAACACCCATGGACTCTAATCTCAAGCTCTCAAAAGATGAAGGTACTCTACTTGACAGGCAACTCCTTTATTTGACCATTACAAGGCCGGACTTAACTTTTTCAACTCACTTGCTCAGCCAATACATGGCAGCCCCTCGTCTCCCCCATCTTCAAGTAGCATATAAGGTGCTAAAATATGTCAAGAATTCTCCTACACAAGGTCTGTTTTTCGCTGCATCCTCTTCCCGTCATCTCACTACATATTGTGATTTGAATTGGGCTTCTTGCCCCAATACAAGAAGATCCACCACTGGTTATTGTGTATTTCTTGGTCAATCTCTCATTTCATGGAAATCCAAGAAGCAAACTACCATTTCTCGAAACTTTGCTGAAGCTAAATATCGATTAATGGCAGCTACCTCATGTGAGATTGTATGGCTCAAATATCTTCTTGGTGATCTCAAAGTTATGCACTCACAACCTGCTATAGCCAATCTGCTTTGCACATTGCAGCTAATCCCATTTTTCACAAACGTACCAAACATATTGAATTAG
- the LOC122309089 gene encoding probable plastid-lipid-associated protein 4, chloroplastic isoform X2, with product MALSSHAALALTTAQSSTPSIPKSLSFPPPRTAFRFPVPANPSTHNLSSTAHPEKWRAKISFFPAFLKKGKDAKTLKEELLDAIAPLDRGADATVEDQQTVDQRPKFLRSSANYQAINLDVLRAQNMESWPFFNQVTADLTPLNAKKVAVKFDYFKIGGLIPVKAPDRARGELEITYLDEELRVSRGDKGNLFILKMVDPSYRVPV from the exons ATGGCCTTATCTTCTCATGCAGCTTTAGCCCTCACCACCGCTCAATCCTCGACACCTTCAATTCCTAAGTCCCTCTCCTTTCCGCCTCCTCGAACTGCCTTTCGTTTTCCAGTACCAGCCAATCCCAGCACCCACAACCTTTCAAGCACCGCGCACCCTGAGAAATGGAGAgccaaaatttctttctttcctgcTTTTCTGAAGAAAGGCAAAGATGCCAAGACTCTCAAGGAGGAGCTGCTTGACGCCATTGCGCCCCTGGATCGCGGAGCAGATGCCACTGTCGAAGACCAGCAAACAGTTGATCAG AGACCCAAATTTCTAAGATCGAGTGCAAACTACCAGGCGATCAATTTGGATGTACTTAGGGCCCAGAATATGGAATCTTGGCCATTCTTCAACCAG GTGACGGCAGATTTAACACCTCTGAATGCAAAGAAAGTGGCTGtaaagtttgattattttaaaatcGGAGGTTTA ATACCTGTTAAGGCACCTGACAGAGCTCGCGGTGAATTGGAAATCACATACTTGGATGAAGAATTGCG GGTATCAAGAGGTGACAAAGGAAACTTGTTCATCCTGAAAATGGTGGATCCATCTTACCGAGTTCCTGTTTGA
- the LOC122309089 gene encoding probable plastid-lipid-associated protein 4, chloroplastic isoform X1 — MALSSHAALALTTAQSSTPSIPKSLSFPPPRTAFRFPVPANPSTHNLSSTAHPEKWRAKISFFPAFLKKGKDAKTLKEELLDAIAPLDRGADATVEDQQTVDQLAQKLEALNPIKEPLKSNLLDGKWELIYTTSTSILQTQRPKFLRSSANYQAINLDVLRAQNMESWPFFNQVTADLTPLNAKKVAVKFDYFKIGGLIPVKAPDRARGELEITYLDEELRVSRGDKGNLFILKMVDPSYRVPV; from the exons ATGGCCTTATCTTCTCATGCAGCTTTAGCCCTCACCACCGCTCAATCCTCGACACCTTCAATTCCTAAGTCCCTCTCCTTTCCGCCTCCTCGAACTGCCTTTCGTTTTCCAGTACCAGCCAATCCCAGCACCCACAACCTTTCAAGCACCGCGCACCCTGAGAAATGGAGAgccaaaatttctttctttcctgcTTTTCTGAAGAAAGGCAAAGATGCCAAGACTCTCAAGGAGGAGCTGCTTGACGCCATTGCGCCCCTGGATCGCGGAGCAGATGCCACTGTCGAAGACCAGCAAACAGTTGATCAG CTTGCTCAAAAACTTGAAGCACTTAACCCAATAAAGGAACCCCTCAAATCTAATTTACTCGATGGCAAATGGGAGCTTATCTACACTACTTCAACATCAATTTTGCAGACCCAG AGACCCAAATTTCTAAGATCGAGTGCAAACTACCAGGCGATCAATTTGGATGTACTTAGGGCCCAGAATATGGAATCTTGGCCATTCTTCAACCAG GTGACGGCAGATTTAACACCTCTGAATGCAAAGAAAGTGGCTGtaaagtttgattattttaaaatcGGAGGTTTA ATACCTGTTAAGGCACCTGACAGAGCTCGCGGTGAATTGGAAATCACATACTTGGATGAAGAATTGCG GGTATCAAGAGGTGACAAAGGAAACTTGTTCATCCTGAAAATGGTGGATCCATCTTACCGAGTTCCTGTTTGA
- the LOC122309087 gene encoding pathogenesis-related thaumatin-like protein 3.5, which produces MASHLNLFIFTIIASVIKLSESTRSFTIVNYCKDTIWPGITHGENFSGGGFALKPRQSAVYTASPGWGGRIWARTGCNFDKKGNGKCQTGSCGTILNCTAPSSPPTSIAEFNLGQIDYYDISLVDGFNMPIVVKAVNGTGNCSTAGCDGDLRQNCPSELTLKADGKVVACRSACDVFNTDEYCCRGMYGNPSTCLPTNYSKSFKQVCPAAYSFAYDDPTSVITCTGADYIVAFCASRNQTICSYHDKQLACNQSKGIRVISHGWWVPILALSFMFVSWWVML; this is translated from the exons ATGGCTTCTCATCTCAACCTTTTCATCTTCACTATCATTGCATCAG TGATTAAATTGTCCGAAAGCACAAGATCGTTCACCATAGTAAATTACTGCAAGGATACAATATGGCCTGGAATTACACATGGTGAGAACTTCAGCGGCGGTGGTTTTGCACTAAAACCCAGACAGTCTGCTGTCTATACCGCTTCGCCAGGGTGGGGTGGCCGGATATGGGCTCGGACTGGCTGCAATTTCGACAAAAAAGGTAATGGAAAATGCCAAACTGGTAGCTGCGGCACCATCCTCAATTGCACCGCGCCGAGCAGCCCACCCACCTCCATCGCCGAGTTCAACCTTGGACAAATCGATTACTATGATATAAGCCTTGTAGATGGCTTTAATATGCCTATAGTTGTCAAAGCTGTTAATGGTACAGGTAACTGCAGTACTGCTGGCTGTGATGGAGATTTGAGGCAAAACTGCCCGTCGGAGCTCACCCTAAAGGCTGACGGCAAGGTTGTGGCTTGCCGGAGTGCATGTGATGTGTTCAACACTGATGAGTATTGTTGCAGAGGAATGTATGGAAATCCATCCACATGTCTACCTACGAATTATTCCAAGAGTTTCAAACAAGTATGCCCAGCAGCATACAGCTTCGCATATGATGACCCTACCAGCGTTATAACGTGCACTGGAGCTGACTACATAGTTGCTTTCTGCGCATCAAG GAACCAAACCATATGCTCTTATCATGATAAGCAGCTTGCCTGTAATCAATCAAAGGGCATCAGAGTAATCTCTCATGGATGGTGGGTCCCAATTCTTGCATTAAGCTTCATGTTTGTATCATGGTGGGTCATGCTTTAG
- the LOC122309088 gene encoding elongation of fatty acids protein 3-like — protein MNPIVSTLQYWLVNHPTILHFSWTPGLTPASTPLFLFLTLLSYLSLTFLLSRRLIPLPSSLGPSVLKPISALHNLALLLLSLVMAVGCTLSIITHTPHLHWIICFPPHTRPSGPLFFWAYVFYLSKILEFVDTLLIILSNSLQRLTFLHVYHHSTVLIMCYIWLHTSQSLFPVALVTNASVHVVMYAYYLLCAIGVRPRWKRLVTDFQIVQFLFSFAVSGRMLYEHFTGSGCSGIWGWYFNAVFNASLLALFLDFHVKSYTKKNNKMGQKDKRS, from the coding sequence ATGAACCCCATTGTCTCAACCCTCCAATACTGGCTAGTGAACCACCCAACAATCCTCCACTTCTCATGGACTCCGGGTCTAACCCCTGCCTCCACccctctcttcctcttcctcaccCTCCTCTCTTACCTCTCCCTCACCTTCCTTCTCTCCCGCCGCCTTATCCCACTCCCCTCCTCCCTTGGTCCCAGCGTCCTCAAACCCATCTCCGCCCTCCACAATCTcgccctcctcctcctctccctCGTCATGGCTGTCGGTTGCACCCTCTCCATCATCACCCACACGCCTCACCTCCACTGGATCATCTGTTTCCCTCCACACACCCGTCCCTCCGGGCCCCTCTTTTTCTGGGCCTACGTCTTCTACCTCTCCAAGATTCTCGAATTCGTGGACACCCTCTTGATCATTCTCAGTAACTCCCTCCAACGGCTCACCTTCCTCCACGTCTACCACCACTCCACAGTCCTGATCATGTGCTACATTTGGCTGCACACCTCCCAGTCCCTGTTCCCCGTCGCGCTCGTGACCAACGCCTCTGTGCACGTGGTCATGTACGCCTACTACCTATTGTGCGCCATCGGTGTGCGGCCCAGGTGGAAGCGCCTTGTCACGGATTTCCAGATCGTGCAATTCTTGTTCAGCTTTGCGGTCTCGGGTCGGATGCTCTACGAGCACTTCACCGGATCCGGATGCTCCGGTATCTGGGGTTGGTACTTCAACGCCGTTTTCAATGCCTCACTTCTGGCTCTCTTTCTGGACTTCCATGTTAAGAGTTATACGAAGAAGAACAACAAGATGGGTCAAAAGGACAAAAGGTCGTGA
- the LOC122309086 gene encoding protein RETICULATA-RELATED 1, chloroplastic, which produces MSHAVFQTAQIMPIKTLSSKPKVSPLLPAAHPVAGKMARRGLVIKASPSSSSPVVEEDSVGLLERCFMAPPAAIISPVMKGEYGSLGAVTLEKGKLDMSQKQAKSSPETAIGGGGGDIGKKINHGGGDGGDDDGDDDDYFDDFDDGDEGDEGGLFRRRKFLEELFDRKFVDAVLNEWQKTMMDLPAGFRQAYEMGLVSSAQMVKFLAINARPTTTRFISRALPEGMSRAFIGRMLADPAFLYKLLLEQAATIGCSVWWELKNRKDRIKQEWDLALLNVLTVAACNAFVVWSLAPCRSYGNTFHFDLQNTLQKLPNNIFERSYPFREFDMQKRIHSFFYKAAELCMVGLSAGAVQGGLSNFLASKKEGRLSVTIPSMSTNALGYGAFLGLYANLRYQMLCGFNRAISSHFDVIGVALVFSTALRILNIQLGERSRLAWLGVEADPLVDSDTFLKVYNRPSEDADRPSSKWFISKNAIVSGLGLLGIKQEKGDSVADGEPSAPKARRKRIVRKKVTTS; this is translated from the exons atgtctcacGCGGTGTTCCAAACGGCCCAAATTATGCCCATAAAGACCTTATCATCGAAGCCCAAGGTGAGTCCCCTCTTGCCGGCTGCACATCCGGTGGCCGGTAAGATGGCCCGGAGGGGGCTGGTGATAAAGGCCTCTCCTTCGTCTTCTTCGCCCGTCGTGGAAGAGGATTCCGTCGGTTTGTTGGAGCGCTGCTTTATGGCGCCACCGGCGGCGATAATTAGTCCGGTTATGAAGGGAGAGTACGGCTCGTTGGGAGCGGTCACGTTGGAGAAGGGCAAGCTCGATATGTCTCAGAAGCAGGCCAAGTCTAGCCCCGAg ACTGCAATTGGGGGAGGCGGCGGAGAcattgggaagaaaataaatcatGGTGGTGGTGATGGTGGTGATGACGacggtgatgatgatgattactTTGATGACTTTGACGATGGCGATGAAGGAGATGAGGGAGGCCTATTTAGGAGACGGAAATTTCTTGAGGAG CTGTTTGATCGTAAATTTGTAGATGCCGTATTAAACGAGTGGCAGAAAACAATGATGGATTTACCTGCTGGATTCCGCCAAGCTTATGAAATG GGTTTGGTTAGCTCTGCTCAAATGGTGAAATTCCTAGCAATCAATGCCAGGCCAACTACGACTAGGTTTATATCCCGAGCACTTCCTGAAGGAATGTCAAGGGCATTTATTGGCAG GATGCTTGCAGATCCTGCCTTCTTATATAAGCTTCTTTTGGAGCAGGCTGCTACAATCGGTTGCTCAGTTTGGTGGGAGTTGAAGAATCGTAAGGATAG GATAAAGCAAGAATGGGATCTGGCACTTCTTAATGTGCTCACGGTAGCAGCCTGCAATGCCTTTGTTGTTTGGTCACTTGCTCCTTGTCGTTCATATGGGAACACATTCCACTTTGATTTGCAAAATACATTACAGAAGCTGccaaataatatatttgaaagaagTTACCCATTTCGTGAGTTTGATATGCAAAAGAGAATCCATTCATTCTTCTACAAGGCTGCAGAGTTGTGTATGGTTGGGTTAAGTGCTGGAGCTGTACAGGGTGGATTGTCAAACTTTTTGGCTAGTAAAAAGGAGGGAAG GTTATCTGTGACAATCCCATCCATGAGTACAAACGCACTTGGTTATGGTGCTTTCCTCGGTCTTTATGCAAATCTCAGATATCAGATGTTATGTGGATTCAATAGAGCAATAAGCAGCCATTTTGATGTCATTGGCGTGGCTCTGGTGTTTAGCACGGCTTTGAG GATTTTGAATATCCAATTAGGAGAGAGATCAAGGCTGGCTTGGCTAGGGGTAGAGGCAGATCCGCTGGTTGATTCAGATACTTTCTTGAAGGTTTACAACAGACCTTCAGAGGATGCTGATAGGCCATCTTCAAAATGGTTTATATCAAAGAATGCCATTGTTTCTGGACTCGGGCTCCTTGGCATCAAACAGGAGAAGGGTGACTCTGTTGCCGATGGTGAACCATCAGCTCCGAAGGCTCGGAGAAAGAGGATTGTTCGGAAGAAAGTGACTACAAGTTGA
- the LOC122309091 gene encoding E3 ubiquitin-protein ligase RING1-like: protein MSLMIGGSRFTVNGIRRAITFHYFWCQNCQHIVRVPSTNLYEICPQCFHELYLQLEVSMHRLVTDSRGPEPSPATRLLHPSTRRLPNTGFDRRFEWLSEVEDGPVQQAWITLEFVLPNRPPRPISPTENVFVQDNNVSDAMVWQNDRPGPPPNAASAIEALPRVKLTQKHLDNDPSCPVCKEEFDLGGEVRLMPCKHFYHSDCIVPWLRIHNTCPVCRYELQDNSNNDLEGRDDEDFRLEGGPNWLNWLWSRLFSMWPFRVVLDLTRRYLDFEDASSASHGGSSW, encoded by the exons ATGTCTCTGATGATCGGCGGATCTCGTTTCACAGTTAATGGAATCCGAAGGGCAATAACCTTCCATTACTTCTGGTGTCAAAATTGCCAACATATTGTGAGGGTTCCCTCCACAAACCTATACGAAATATGTCCCCAATGCTTCCATGAGTTATATCTTCAGCTGGAGGTGTCAATGCATAGGCTTGTCACTGATTCCAGGGGCCCAGAACCGTCCCCTGCGACTCGCCTACTTCACCCATCTACGAGGCGTCTTCCAAATACtggttttgatcggagatttgAATGGTTATCAGAAGTTGAAGATGGGCCGGTTCAGCAAGCTTGGATTACCCTTGAATTCGTCCTACCGAATCGTCCTCCAAGACCCATTTCGCCAACAGAAAATGTGTTTGTCCAGGACAATAACGTTAGCGATGCCATGGTTTGGCAGAATGACCGACCAGGACCTCCTCCCAACGCCGCTTCAGCCATTGAAGCCTTGCCAAGGGTGAAACTCACGCAAAAGCATTTGGACAACGACCCGAGTTGCCCGGTATGCAAGGAAGAGTTTGATCTTGGTGGAGAAGTCAGATTGATGCCGTGCAAGCATTTCTATCACTCTGATTGCATTGTCCCTTGGCTGCGCATCCACAACACTTGCCCTGTTTGCCGCTATGAGCTGCAAGACAATTCCAACAACGATCTTGAAGGCAGAGATGATGAAGATTTTCGCTTGGAAGGCGGGCCAAATTGGTTGAACTGGTTATGGAGTCGGCTGTTCTCTATGTGGCCTTTCCGTGTAGTGTTGGATTTGACACGTCGCTACCTTGATTTCGAAGATGCTAGCTCAGCCTCTCATGGGG GTAGTTCCTGGTGA